Part of the Tolypothrix sp. PCC 7910 genome, CAGGCTCAGTTTGTAATGCTTCCGCACCAGCTAGTTTCGGAGGCTGTAAACCAGTCCGTAAATCTTGATAATTGTATATATTTAGTGTTGATAGTAAATTTTCAATTCTGGTTTGGTCAAAGCTAACTGTAAATTGTAAGGGGTTATTGAGTGAAGTCGGTAAAATCCCACTGAGTAAATAGCGATTTTGTCCTTGAATTAATTCCCCATTAGTTAAATTAAAATTGCCATTACCATAACTAATATTGCCGCGAAATTCATCAGCTTGGATTCTGCCAATTTTCGGTTGAGCTACGGCAACATTCCCGACTAAGCTATAATCTGTTAAATTAACTGTTAAATTTCCTGATAATTGCCCGTTGATTGTGCCTAAATTCGCATTTGCAGGCAGGAATCCTTTGGCTAAAGATATAGGGAAATCTTGGACATTAACTGCTAAATTATCTCCCACAGTGTTGCCAGTGGCAATTGTGCGATCGCGCCTAATATTAAATGCAGTCGGGCGATTATTTGCACCTAAAGAAAAGGCAATTTGGTCTTGTCTACCAGTAACTTGAAATTGGGTTCCCTGTCCGCCTTGATAACTGACATTTCCAGTTAATACAGGGTCAAATGCTAAACCATTGATGGCAAAATTTTCTAAGCGAACATTGCCGTTAGCAATTGGGGTAGTTGGTGTACCAGCAACTTGTCCGTTAAAATCGACTCTCCCCGCCAAAGCAATGTTACCCGGAAGCTGAATTGGCAGACTTTGCAGATTGTAATTATCTGCCTGGACATTCAGATTTAAGCCAGTAATTTGCGGAGTGGGTTGCAATGCCACAGCAATATCACCAGCCGCCCGCAAACCGGGTGCAGTCGCTTGGGCAATTTGTAAACGTTGCCCATTCCATTGAAACTGGGCAGTTAACGGTTGTGTGAGTGCCGCTAAACCTTGGGAAAATCTGACATTCCCTGCAGCTACAATGTTTTGCGGTTGGAAGGAAGCCGTGGTTCCCGCTACTTGCACGTCACCATTTAACCGCCCGCGCAAATTTTGTGATAAATTATTTAATTGAATTTGGGAAATAGTGGCTATAGCTTGCCAGTTGCCATTACTCAAATTGATATTTCTGACATTAACAGTCCCCCTAGCTAAACTTAACCGCGCCTGTCCCGCAGCTTGAATATTAGCTAAAGCGAAAGAATTCGTATTACCAGAAACCTGTATATTACTATTAGCAATTTGTCCTTTAACATTTGGAGCAAATTGATTAATTTGAACGCCAGAAGCATTAGCTACAGCTTCCCACAGACCATTATTCAGGCGGATATTATTGAGGTTAACTCTCCCACCAGCAACATTTAAATTTGCTTGTCCAGAAGCTTGAATATTCGATAATTGGAAAGATTTTGTAGTTCCAGATAAATTAAATTCCCCGTTTAAATTACCTTGAAACTGCTTGGGTAAAGCCGCATTCGCATTATCTGGTTTGCTGGTAGCTTGAGCCAAACTCTGAAGAGGAACTTGATTCGCATCAACAAAAGCTTGCCAGCGATCGCCTACAAGTTGCCCTCGCGCTGCAACTGTCCCCCCCGCTACCTGAAAAACTGTATTCTGGAACTGAATCAGTCCCTTATTGATTGCTAATTCAACTTTCCCCGGATAAGTAGCCATTGGTGCTTGGACTTGCACCAGGGTTCGCAAATTCGCCAGAGTTCCCGAAACTCTCGTATTTGCTGAGATTGTACCAATGCGAATATTAGCAGTACTAGCATTATAAGTTTGAGCTAATGCATCTCCGGGTAACCTTTGGGCCTGTAAATTGATCGCAACTTCACCCTGCTTACCTAACCCAACTCGACCGCTACCTGTAATTTCTCCCCCTACCGTTGGAGTTGCTTGAATCTGAGAAATCACAATTTCCTGCGGTGTTCCCCGAAATTGCGTGCTAATTTTCTCAAAATTCACACGGTCAATCACCGCAGGTTTAATTGTACTCACCGCACCTGTAACTACAGGCTTGGGAATTGCACCTTGTAACTTAAAATTTGCTGTGAAATCCCCAGCCGTGGTGATGGGGAGTTTAATGTTAAAGGTTTGTAAGAGATTTTGCGCGCTAACAGCTTGAATATTCGCGGTGACATTATAACCAGTTTGGGTATTGACAGAGCCATTAATTTGCGCTGGGATATTACCCAAGCTGGTAGATATATTTTCCAGTGCTACCTGCGTACCCTGGAATTGTAATTTCCCGTTGATGTTAGTTAATTTATTGGGAAAATTATTAACTTGCGCCGTAACTTGATTAACGTTAACTATGCCAAAAACCGTTGTTTTCGGCTGGTTTGGTTGAAATTTAACTGTTAAATTCCCATCCACAGTCCCCGATGGTAAAGTCACAGGTGACTGTACTAATTGCGTCAGCGTTGCTGCTGCCAAATTGCTAGTATTGATTTGCAGAGTCGTTTCGGTACTCTTTATCAGACTGTCTCCCGAAATTTGCAAACTACCACCATTGACAGGTTGAGTAGTAGCATCAAAATTAATCCGTTGATTTTGCTCTAAAAACCGCGCTACCCCATTCAGCTGATTAAACCCAACATTCACCCTCGGTTTATTGGCTGGGGTATAGGGAGACAATACCAAACCGCCATTTTGCAAGCGAATTGTCTCCAGTTCAGTTTTAATAAAACCCTTATTTTCTTGAGTAGCATTATTAATTCTCGTCGAAACCCAACGCCCTTGCTGATCCTGTTCAATATAAACAGCAGGCTGAATTAAAGTCACATTGAGCTTTAAAGTCCGGTTAAAAACTAATAGCCAAGGATCAAAGCCCACATCTACCGCTTGTGCTACCAGTCTATCTGGATCTGTCGTAGTTGCAGGAATTGTTGTGTTACCAAAACGCAGGCTATTCGGTGAAAAGCTTTGAACTGCACCTAAATTTACAGGTCTTCCCAGCAACTCTAAAAGATTGCTTTCTATTAGCGGTACTAATTTTTGATGAATAAAGTTATTAGCCCACCAAATACCCCCAATAATCCCTGCGAGTAAAACTACTCCCAAAGCTATGCTGCTACGACTTAGTAACAGCAACCACAAACGCCGATTAGAATTAGGAGAGCGTGTCATCTCTCATCCTCTGATCCTTTGTAGGCTTGGTCAATAAATCAACCATCCTACGGTTTTTTCAGTATTAGCTACTTGGCATTGCTGAGTAAGCAGATGAATTGTATTTCCTGCAAAGGTAAAAATAATTTACCTTTGGCTTGAGTAAATCATCTCAATTCTTACTCAAATTTAGAAATGCCGTTACTTTTAAGTATTTTCCCACGTCGTGAACACAGGTGATTGTAGAAACACAATATATTGTGCTTTCCAAGCTGTGTTGTACTTAGGTAGAAAGAGCTATAAATTACTGCTTTATTTAGACTGCCTTAAAATACTAATTCTAAAATCATCTCTGCGATAGATTGTAATGCCAGCAGAGGAGGGATTTTGCATTTTATCCTTGGTTGCTAGTTGTAATTGGTAATTACTTTAACTAGCATTTTTACTTAGTTTGTATAGTATAATTTAATTCGCCAACAATCCAAATTATGAAAGCATCATACAAATTGGTGAAAAATGCGATAAATGGGTAGGGACGGCATTGCCTTGCCCCTAGAGTCTGTCGCGTTCTTTTTTCAAAATGGTATTATGGCGGTTCCTATATTGCTGTACCTCACCAATATAGGAACCGCTGATAGAAGAGGATAAACGCCGATAAATTTGTACTTCACTAGGCTAGGAAACGCTATATCGATTTCTCCTTTATGCGGAAATCGGCATTTCAATATTTACAGCTACCGCCTGTAAATCTTTAGCCTTATCCTCTGGTAAAGCATCAT contains:
- a CDS encoding translocation/assembly module TamB domain-containing protein, whose amino-acid sequence is MTRSPNSNRRLWLLLLSRSSIALGVVLLAGIIGGIWWANNFIHQKLVPLIESNLLELLGRPVNLGAVQSFSPNSLRFGNTTIPATTTDPDRLVAQAVDVGFDPWLLVFNRTLKLNVTLIQPAVYIEQDQQGRWVSTRINNATQENKGFIKTELETIRLQNGGLVLSPYTPANKPRVNVGFNQLNGVARFLEQNQRINFDATTQPVNGGSLQISGDSLIKSTETTLQINTSNLAAATLTQLVQSPVTLPSGTVDGNLTVKFQPNQPKTTVFGIVNVNQVTAQVNNFPNKLTNINGKLQFQGTQVALENISTSLGNIPAQINGSVNTQTGYNVTANIQAVSAQNLLQTFNIKLPITTAGDFTANFKLQGAIPKPVVTGAVSTIKPAVIDRVNFEKISTQFRGTPQEIVISQIQATPTVGGEITGSGRVGLGKQGEVAINLQAQRLPGDALAQTYNASTANIRIGTISANTRVSGTLANLRTLVQVQAPMATYPGKVELAINKGLIQFQNTVFQVAGGTVAARGQLVGDRWQAFVDANQVPLQSLAQATSKPDNANAALPKQFQGNLNGEFNLSGTTKSFQLSNIQASGQANLNVAGGRVNLNNIRLNNGLWEAVANASGVQINQFAPNVKGQIANSNIQVSGNTNSFALANIQAAGQARLSLARGTVNVRNINLSNGNWQAIATISQIQLNNLSQNLRGRLNGDVQVAGTTASFQPQNIVAAGNVRFSQGLAALTQPLTAQFQWNGQRLQIAQATAPGLRAAGDIAVALQPTPQITGLNLNVQADNYNLQSLPIQLPGNIALAGRVDFNGQVAGTPTTPIANGNVRLENFAINGLAFDPVLTGNVSYQGGQGTQFQVTGRQDQIAFSLGANNRPTAFNIRRDRTIATGNTVGDNLAVNVQDFPISLAKGFLPANANLGTINGQLSGNLTVNLTDYSLVGNVAVAQPKIGRIQADEFRGNISYGNGNFNLTNGELIQGQNRYLLSGILPTSLNNPLQFTVSFDQTRIENLLSTLNIYNYQDLRTGLQPPKLAGAEALQTEPVSLPNTNLLAQIDYLSKIQSQVTQTITQEQRAERVPSLEELQGLISGNIGVTGSLRSGLNIGFNITGNNWVWGKYNINKLVASGNFENGNLTLKPLQVNFNNSLLAFTGQLSQQALSGQAQVQNLALADIKPFFPQLPVDVEGNINANATLAGSLNNPQAVGELALVDGSLNNQSVQSAQVSFNYNDARLNFGSNVLVTGTQPIQINGSIPAKLPFASVQPDNSISIQANVQNEGLALLNLVNNQVKWVDGQGQVNVQVQGTLDRPETTGIATINNATINVQSLTEPLTNVTGTARFAGDRLIVDNLQAQFSRGQLTAAGILPIFASQNAQQQAASNPLTVSLQNLQLNFQNLYQGGVSGNAVITGTAFAPQLGGRIQLNNGQVLLGNASSVSNTTSQSANSQEFTVTTPETTANSTPTTPTTTNTPRIPIEFANLQLVLADDVRVTRQPLFSFVAQGDITLNGTLAKPRPQGEVRLRGGQINLFTTQFTLERGYEQTALFTPSRGFDPTLDVRLLAIVPEATRSLGRTSPISSEIQDISAINFGTLNTVRISAIAKGPASELSDNLVLTSEPRRSRAEIVALLGGSILNNLQQGDATLGLINIAGSAVFSNLQGTLSQIGQTIGLSELRLFPSLVTNTNTNVSVLGLAAEGVFDVSKDFSVSLSRVFAGNEPLRYNVIYRLNDELRVRASTNLGDEGRAVVEYETRF